From the Cryptomeria japonica chromosome 2, Sugi_1.0, whole genome shotgun sequence genome, one window contains:
- the LOC131027146 gene encoding uncharacterized protein LOC131027146, with the protein MEVKAQDLRMGDSEIEQEARDVATVQIRQQTIHIPEGLMRLVKKCLLSEEDTRESFSVICGGHVNHFQAESFDELWGCGWRNIQILSSHLIEKEEMKDVLFGGASFVPCILALQKWLELGWRKGFDVQGAQEFGWNIIGTCKWIGSTECAALFRSFGLRANIVEFKCHSSASAQYNHHSEEENSDYPFGRDNEIYARHRHKVMIDWIWRYFLCGYKESESAGDKHNNRVMISNRSVSLRMCYTFRKGFKDYNKM; encoded by the exons ATGGAAGTGAAG GCCCAAGATCTGAGAATGGGAGATAGTGAGATTGAGCAAGAAGCCCGAGATGTGGCAACTGTTCAAATTCGACAACAAACAATACACATTCCCGAAGGATTGATGAGACTTGTAAAGAAATGCTTGTTATCCGAGGAAGACACGAGAGAATCCTTTTCAGTCATCTGTGGTGGTCATGTCAATCACTTCCAGGCAGAATCATTTGATGAGCTATGGGGTTGTGGGTGGAGGAATATTCAGATTTTGAGCTCCCATTTGATAGAAAAGGAGGAGATGAAAGATGTGCTCTTTGGAGGAGCTTCCTTCGTTCCATGTATTTTGGCATTGCAGAAATGGTTGGAATTAGGGTGGAGAAAAGGATTCGACGTCCAAGGAGCTCAAGAATTCGGTTGGAATATCATTGGCACTTGTAAATGGATTGGCTCCACTGAGTGTGCTGCACTCTTCCGATCATTCGGCCTAAGAGCAAATATTGTGGAATTCAAATGCCATTCTTCAGCTTCTGCTCAATATAATCATCATTCTGAAGAAGAGAATTCTGATTACCCATTCGGCAGAGACAATGAAATCTATGCTCGCCACAGACATAAAGTCATGATTGATTGGATCTggagatattttctttgtgggtacAAGGAATCGGAATCTGCTGGAGATAAGCACAACAATCGAGTTATGATCAGCAATAGATC